A genomic segment from Candidatus Nitrospira nitrosa encodes:
- the accB gene encoding acetyl-CoA carboxylase biotin carboxyl carrier protein gives MRSRRSKPKARRIVLSERPGPPLGEATLTIGSNKHLQELIDLLRRNNLTELEIEHQGVRIRLRHELTAKASVAVHQESAPTILQQPSHTVSSAMPVMEGTAGFVTVTSPIVGTFYRSPSPDADSYVDEGDFVKKGQVLCIVEAMKLMNEIESEIDGRIVKILVENTKSVEYGQALFLIDPKATP, from the coding sequence GTGAGAAGTCGTCGGTCAAAGCCAAAGGCGCGTCGTATTGTGTTGTCGGAAAGGCCGGGGCCACCGCTTGGCGAAGCCACGCTCACGATCGGTTCCAACAAACATCTCCAGGAACTGATCGATCTTCTTCGGCGTAATAACCTGACCGAGCTGGAGATTGAGCACCAGGGTGTTCGGATACGGCTGAGGCACGAGCTTACGGCAAAAGCTTCTGTGGCGGTTCATCAGGAGTCAGCTCCGACCATTCTTCAGCAACCGTCGCATACGGTATCCTCTGCAATGCCGGTAATGGAAGGCACGGCCGGGTTTGTGACGGTGACCTCACCGATTGTCGGAACGTTTTATCGCTCCCCTTCTCCAGATGCGGATTCATACGTAGATGAAGGCGACTTTGTCAAGAAGGGCCAAGTTCTTTGCATCGTTGAGGCGATGAAGCTCATGAATGAGATCGAGTCTGAAATAGATGGTCGGATTGTGAAAATCTTAGTGGAGAACACAAAGTCCGTTGAATATGGTCAAGCCCTGTTCCTCATCGATCCTAAAGCCACCCCATAG
- the efp gene encoding elongation factor P, giving the protein MISTVDFRGGVRLMVEGEPFYIVEFQHVKPGKGGAFVRTKLKSYLSGNVLDRTFRSGERFEEPDLEERDMQFLYAAGEAYTLMDTESYEQLTFEKRQLGENADLLKENMVVKILIYEHRPIAVELPNFIELKVVDGEPGVRGDTASGGTKPVIVETGATIKVPLYLEVGTVIRIDTRTRSYVERVR; this is encoded by the coding sequence GTGATTTCCACGGTTGATTTTCGTGGTGGTGTCCGTTTGATGGTTGAAGGGGAACCTTTCTATATCGTTGAATTTCAACACGTCAAGCCTGGCAAAGGTGGTGCATTTGTCCGTACCAAGCTGAAGAGCTACCTCTCGGGGAATGTGCTGGATCGCACATTTCGATCTGGAGAACGATTTGAAGAGCCGGATCTTGAAGAGCGTGATATGCAGTTTCTCTATGCGGCCGGCGAGGCTTATACGCTCATGGATACGGAGAGCTATGAGCAGCTGACGTTTGAAAAACGTCAATTGGGGGAGAATGCCGATCTGCTAAAAGAAAATATGGTCGTCAAGATCCTCATCTATGAACATCGCCCAATCGCGGTGGAACTGCCGAACTTTATTGAGCTCAAGGTCGTCGATGGAGAGCCGGGTGTGCGGGGAGACACAGCATCCGGAGGAACAAAACCGGTCATTGTTGAAACAGGAGCCACCATTAAGGTGCCGCTGTATCTGGAGGTTGGGACGGTGATTCGAATCGATACTCGTACGCGATCCTATGTGGAGCGTGTTCGGTGA
- the aroQ gene encoding type II 3-dehydroquinate dehydratase encodes MLRVLVLHGPNLNLLGNREQSIYGTTSLETIDSSLHKLGDELGAELVIRQSNHEGELVTWIQEARRDCQGIIINPAAYTHTSIAIRDALAAVELPTVEVHLSNIYRRETFRQQSYVSGVAVAQVSGFGPSGYLLALRGLCEYVTKSMSTDSKPAVSPAERGRTGLT; translated from the coding sequence GTGCTCCGTGTCTTGGTTTTGCATGGTCCCAATCTGAATCTGCTTGGTAATCGCGAGCAGTCTATTTATGGGACCACGTCTCTCGAAACGATTGACTCGTCTCTCCACAAATTGGGAGATGAACTTGGAGCTGAGCTTGTCATTCGACAATCCAATCATGAGGGAGAGTTGGTGACTTGGATTCAGGAAGCCCGCCGAGATTGTCAGGGGATCATCATCAATCCGGCAGCCTATACTCACACCAGCATCGCGATACGCGATGCGTTGGCGGCGGTCGAGCTCCCTACGGTCGAGGTTCATCTGTCAAATATTTACCGGCGGGAAACCTTTCGACAACAGTCCTATGTGTCTGGAGTTGCTGTCGCGCAGGTTTCTGGATTTGGTCCATCCGGCTATTTGTTGGCCCTGCGTGGACTATGCGAGTATGTCACGAAGTCCATGTCGACAGATTCCAAACCGGCGGTCTCTCCTGCAGAGAGAGGCAGGACCGGCCTGACATGA
- a CDS encoding tetratricopeptide repeat protein — MASASKKTDNAAEIDRLAMALAKEPGSKVFIPLAEEYGKAGRWEEAVVVLEDGLKTYPGFITAMVALGRAYEQVNQPVKAKAILEEAIKVSPDNLRAHRTLAKLYATQGAKDAAIRSCNAILAVNSQDQEALALRASLDHVVVKEHVPAPHQPAVDFEKPQSDGLGGAPMASVVGGAAQVIANDSDDHLAPIRPGLTKCAEPVAAGPSLSLQETDRSVVARLEQWLHLIQARRRDVSGPPQPVQKTSV, encoded by the coding sequence ATGGCTTCTGCTTCCAAGAAGACGGACAACGCTGCCGAAATTGATCGATTGGCCATGGCGCTCGCCAAAGAGCCAGGATCAAAAGTCTTTATCCCTCTGGCTGAAGAGTATGGGAAAGCTGGCCGGTGGGAGGAGGCCGTCGTTGTGCTGGAGGATGGCCTGAAGACCTATCCCGGTTTCATTACGGCCATGGTGGCGTTAGGGCGTGCGTATGAGCAGGTGAACCAGCCAGTGAAGGCCAAAGCCATTCTTGAAGAGGCCATAAAAGTAAGCCCTGATAATCTGCGTGCGCATCGAACATTGGCCAAGCTCTATGCCACTCAAGGGGCCAAGGATGCCGCCATCCGTTCTTGTAACGCTATCTTGGCGGTGAACTCACAGGATCAAGAAGCGTTGGCTCTGCGGGCAAGTCTTGACCACGTAGTGGTCAAGGAACATGTTCCGGCTCCTCACCAACCAGCCGTGGATTTTGAGAAGCCTCAGTCTGATGGCCTTGGTGGAGCACCCATGGCATCAGTTGTGGGAGGGGCGGCTCAGGTAATAGCGAATGATAGTGACGATCATTTGGCTCCGATCCGACCTGGCTTAACCAAATGTGCCGAGCCAGTAGCTGCTGGTCCATCTTTGAGTCTTCAGGAAACGGATAGATCGGTCGTTGCACGACTTGAGCAGTGGCTTCATTTGATCCAAGCGCGCCGCCGTGATGTTTCTGGCCCACCGCAACCTGTCCAGAAGACGTCTGTGTGA
- the coaBC gene encoding bifunctional phosphopantothenoylcysteine decarboxylase/phosphopantothenate--cysteine ligase CoaBC, with amino-acid sequence MDEARSTMTLGGKHLVLGVTGSIAAYKAVGVLRALRDQGASVSVVMTRGATKFMTPLTFEVLSGHHVITDLFEAHETMPHLTMAEGADAVLVAPATAHFLAKAAIGLADDVLTTMLLNVRCPVIVAPAMDGEMWTHPTVAQHVDALRARGVVVLDPEVGPLASGRVAQGRLPTEAIILDTVHAAVFRQSDWRGQRVLVSAGPTQEPLDPVRFLSNRSSGKMGYAIAEAVRARGGDVVLVTGPSALTPPSGVTTVHVNTASEMADALSQHFSSCTVLIMAAAVADFRPRVTASGKLKKQGKSEMELALEATPDILAMLSARRTSQVVVGFAAETEQVLAHAKDKLKGKGLDLIVANDVTQTGGGFGSDDNAAVILSATGEQRVFSLMPKRRLADEILNAVRDLYLVAPRGESFVE; translated from the coding sequence GTGGACGAAGCGAGGTCCACCATGACTCTTGGTGGTAAACACCTCGTGTTAGGGGTGACAGGAAGTATTGCCGCCTATAAGGCCGTCGGTGTGCTTCGCGCATTGAGAGATCAAGGGGCGTCCGTATCGGTTGTCATGACTCGGGGGGCGACAAAATTTATGACGCCTCTGACGTTCGAGGTGCTCTCAGGTCATCACGTCATCACCGATCTCTTTGAGGCTCATGAAACCATGCCGCATTTGACCATGGCCGAGGGTGCCGATGCGGTTCTTGTGGCGCCGGCGACGGCGCATTTTCTGGCGAAGGCGGCGATTGGCCTTGCGGATGATGTCTTGACCACGATGCTGCTGAATGTTCGATGCCCTGTCATTGTTGCCCCCGCTATGGACGGCGAGATGTGGACGCATCCAACAGTTGCTCAACATGTGGATGCGCTTCGAGCGCGTGGGGTGGTTGTGCTTGATCCTGAAGTAGGCCCACTTGCATCGGGTCGGGTCGCTCAGGGGAGGCTCCCAACAGAGGCAATAATTCTGGACACAGTTCATGCTGCGGTATTTCGGCAGAGCGATTGGCGAGGCCAGCGGGTATTGGTATCCGCCGGGCCAACTCAAGAGCCTCTCGATCCGGTGCGGTTTCTTTCCAATCGTTCGTCAGGGAAAATGGGGTATGCCATTGCGGAAGCGGTGCGTGCTCGTGGAGGGGACGTGGTCTTGGTCACGGGACCTTCTGCATTGACACCTCCTTCGGGGGTTACCACGGTTCACGTGAATACTGCGAGTGAGATGGCCGATGCCTTGTCTCAGCACTTTTCTTCCTGCACAGTCCTGATCATGGCGGCTGCCGTTGCGGATTTTCGTCCACGGGTGACAGCCTCAGGGAAACTGAAAAAACAGGGGAAATCTGAGATGGAGCTGGCACTCGAAGCAACTCCGGACATTCTTGCGATGCTCTCTGCAAGGCGTACATCACAGGTTGTTGTCGGGTTTGCAGCAGAAACGGAACAAGTACTAGCTCATGCCAAGGACAAGCTGAAGGGAAAAGGTTTGGATCTCATTGTCGCCAATGATGTGACGCAAACAGGTGGCGGGTTCGGCAGTGATGATAATGCGGCGGTCATTCTATCAGCGACAGGAGAGCAGAGAGTATTCAGCCTGATGCCCAAGCGGCGGTTGGCAGATGAGATTCTGAATGCGGTGCGTGATTTGTATTTGGTGGCACCGCGCGGTGAGTCATTCGTGGAGTAA
- a CDS encoding DNA-directed RNA polymerase subunit omega codes for MIDMLNLLPQYTSNEFDSRHRLVIVASQRAKHLTQGARPGGPSRFTKETTVALDEVLKGQVKYLIGKEARDAMKEAKRGKEGETERIAMMTGEDAREIKKELSVYVDDTAQPAVVQTEE; via the coding sequence ATGATCGATATGCTGAATTTGTTGCCGCAGTATACCTCCAATGAATTCGACTCCAGGCACCGATTGGTGATTGTCGCCTCGCAGAGGGCTAAGCATTTGACCCAGGGTGCCAGGCCTGGTGGACCCTCTCGGTTTACGAAGGAAACCACCGTTGCGCTTGATGAGGTGTTGAAGGGGCAAGTGAAGTATCTGATCGGTAAGGAAGCACGTGATGCGATGAAAGAGGCGAAGCGTGGGAAAGAAGGCGAGACAGAGCGTATTGCGATGATGACCGGGGAAGATGCGCGAGAGATCAAGAAAGAGCTCAGTGTCTATGTAGATGATACGGCTCAGCCGGCGGTAGTCCAAACCGAGGAGTAG
- the gmk gene encoding guanylate kinase gives MSSPATTRHLSSGLADGQPAPGRQGILFIVSAPSGAGKTTLCKQIVASISGVWHSVSATTRKPRSGEEHEREYFFIEEQLFHDMVKRDEFLEYAHVYGHWYGTPRGPLMDKIQQGVDVLLEIDVQGALQIKKGFVDAVSIFILPPSMAVLRARLQSRASDSQEEILSRLRKVKDEVWCVREYSYLVRNDDLEQSLRELQSIFQAERLKTQRMDLQWLERSFTDGSNAVPAD, from the coding sequence ATGAGTAGTCCAGCGACCACACGCCATCTGTCTTCCGGGCTGGCTGACGGGCAACCTGCTCCAGGGCGTCAAGGGATCCTGTTTATTGTTTCAGCCCCTTCAGGGGCAGGAAAGACGACGTTGTGCAAACAGATTGTGGCTTCGATATCAGGGGTGTGGCATTCCGTATCTGCGACCACGAGAAAACCTCGTTCCGGAGAAGAGCATGAACGAGAGTATTTTTTCATTGAGGAACAACTATTTCACGACATGGTGAAGCGTGACGAATTTTTGGAATATGCCCATGTCTATGGCCACTGGTATGGAACTCCTCGGGGACCCCTTATGGACAAGATTCAGCAGGGCGTTGACGTCTTGCTTGAAATTGACGTTCAGGGCGCCCTGCAGATCAAGAAGGGGTTTGTCGATGCGGTTTCTATCTTCATCCTACCGCCATCGATGGCTGTTCTCCGTGCTAGACTTCAGAGTCGAGCTTCGGACTCTCAGGAGGAAATCCTCAGCCGACTTCGCAAGGTGAAGGATGAAGTCTGGTGTGTTCGTGAATACTCCTACCTCGTTCGAAATGATGATCTTGAGCAGTCTCTTCGCGAGTTACAGAGCATTTTTCAGGCTGAACGTCTGAAGACTCAGCGGATGGACCTGCAGTGGCTTGAGCGGAGTTTTACCGATGGGTCGAACGCAGTACCGGCAGATTGA
- a CDS encoding YicC/YloC family endoribonuclease, whose protein sequence is MITSMTGFGRRQGTSGEATVTIEVRSVNHRFLETSIRLPKSMGGLEDVLKKTIQQHCARGRVDLTVVIQGARGNGRVPQLDENLAKHYHQALRALQRTLKLKGSIDIAMMAGFRDVIVLSEQSTDDPKFFKLVEQLGAKAIRDMVAMRKKEGGLLAKDILSRLACVRTCKTVVSCRASSVTQDAFDRMKLRVEKLLGDAIPDLPRLNQELAIYADRCDITEELVRLDAHMVQFEQAVQHNEPVGKTLDFLLQEMGREVNTIGSKANDSAIAAEVVRMKTELERLREQIQNVQ, encoded by the coding sequence ATGATCACGAGTATGACCGGTTTTGGTCGCCGTCAGGGAACCTCTGGAGAAGCGACCGTCACGATCGAGGTGCGATCCGTCAACCATCGTTTTCTGGAAACATCTATTCGTCTGCCAAAATCAATGGGAGGGCTGGAGGACGTTCTTAAGAAGACCATCCAGCAGCATTGTGCCCGTGGACGCGTGGATCTGACGGTCGTGATCCAGGGAGCGCGAGGGAATGGACGAGTGCCTCAACTTGACGAGAATTTAGCAAAGCACTACCATCAAGCTCTTCGGGCCCTCCAACGCACGTTGAAGCTGAAAGGATCGATTGACATCGCCATGATGGCTGGGTTTCGCGATGTCATCGTGCTGTCTGAGCAATCAACTGATGATCCAAAGTTCTTCAAGCTTGTCGAACAGTTGGGGGCAAAAGCGATACGTGATATGGTCGCCATGCGCAAGAAGGAGGGGGGGCTGCTTGCGAAGGACATTCTTTCCCGACTAGCGTGTGTACGGACCTGCAAGACGGTGGTTTCCTGCCGTGCTTCATCCGTGACACAGGACGCATTCGATCGGATGAAGCTGCGCGTAGAAAAACTACTCGGAGATGCCATTCCGGACCTTCCGCGACTCAACCAGGAGCTGGCCATCTATGCCGATCGATGTGACATTACGGAAGAATTGGTCAGACTGGATGCGCATATGGTACAGTTTGAACAGGCTGTTCAGCACAACGAGCCTGTTGGGAAGACGTTGGACTTTCTTCTGCAGGAGATGGGGCGAGAAGTGAATACCATTGGCTCAAAGGCGAATGATTCGGCGATTGCCGCAGAGGTTGTTCGAATGAAAACAGAGTTGGAACGGTTACGTGAGCAGATACAGAACGTTCAATGA
- the nth gene encoding endonuclease III translates to MIPINRRKAGSPSGRAAKIALQLRQSIPEVRIELAHRSPWELLIATILSAQCTDRRVNQVTPALFQRYPTPQSMAMSEQADLESLIKPTGFYKSKAKNLVGCAQAVSTRFGGHVPSTMDELTSIPGVGRKTANVILGGVFGKPGVVVDTHVKRMANRLALSRSQNPEQIERDLQALYPQAEWTDVSQRLLLHGRYVCLARKPRCRACVLSNVCKWEGKLTR, encoded by the coding sequence ATGATACCGATCAATCGTAGAAAGGCCGGCTCTCCCTCCGGTCGTGCAGCGAAAATCGCATTACAACTACGTCAATCCATACCGGAGGTGAGGATAGAGTTAGCACACCGGTCTCCCTGGGAGCTCTTGATTGCCACGATTCTTTCCGCACAATGTACGGATCGGCGGGTGAATCAGGTGACACCGGCTTTATTCCAACGATATCCAACCCCACAGTCGATGGCGATGTCGGAGCAGGCCGATCTTGAGTCGCTGATCAAACCGACGGGCTTCTACAAGAGCAAGGCAAAGAATTTGGTCGGCTGTGCGCAGGCTGTGTCGACCCGTTTTGGTGGTCACGTACCGAGTACGATGGACGAATTGACGTCAATTCCCGGTGTTGGGCGAAAGACTGCGAACGTGATTCTTGGAGGGGTGTTTGGAAAACCGGGAGTCGTCGTTGATACCCATGTGAAACGTATGGCGAACCGCTTAGCCTTGAGCCGCTCACAAAACCCTGAGCAGATCGAGCGTGATCTTCAGGCTCTCTACCCACAAGCTGAGTGGACGGATGTTTCACAGCGTCTGTTGCTTCATGGGCGATACGTGTGTCTTGCACGGAAGCCCCGTTGTCGTGCTTGTGTGCTCTCTAATGTTTGTAAGTGGGAAGGGAAACTGACCAGATGA
- the hflX gene encoding GTPase HflX, protein MSPDLAKVMGQLTLELRRPIGVLLTRRGQVQEVIVGTELTLSSATLTLFRVGSRALRGLRFIRTQLHDQPLNQEVLTDLAFLRLDLIGVLSVAADGQLGHMYMASLLPPNAGGQLFKVWQSTPFHSIRVAFDEFIQRLETELQQACAQYSVAHGKESAILVSASAKSRAEQEERLTELAELAVSSDVTVVDRMAQRTSDGHQRYLLGSGKMKDVLIQTLHRGADMVIFDQTLSPAQLRAISEMTDIKVIDRTQLILDIFARRAHSREGKIQVELAQLRYLLPRLSGRGTQLSRLGGGIGTRGPGESKLETDRRRARERITHLERELARFARHQDRRRSRRGRFGLPVISLVGYTNAGKSTLLNVLTKSQVSAQNRLFETLDTTSRRLRFPEDREVIITDTVGFIRDLPPELVGAFRTTLDELREADLLLHVVDISAVDIDVQITAVETILAELQLTTIPRVLVFNKCDRALPQQVERLCRRYEAVGISALQPPTLRPLLTRLESHVKALLPVDDQTAEVSHGNGAVALATYE, encoded by the coding sequence ATGTCGCCGGATCTGGCCAAGGTGATGGGCCAACTCACGCTTGAACTACGTCGACCAATCGGTGTGCTGCTGACCAGGCGGGGACAGGTTCAGGAAGTCATCGTGGGAACGGAGTTGACACTCTCTTCTGCGACGCTCACCTTGTTCCGTGTCGGCAGTCGGGCGCTTCGTGGGTTGCGATTTATTCGGACGCAATTGCATGATCAGCCGCTGAACCAGGAAGTGCTCACCGATCTTGCCTTCTTACGACTTGATCTCATTGGCGTCCTCAGTGTTGCCGCTGATGGTCAACTGGGGCACATGTATATGGCGAGTTTGCTGCCTCCGAATGCCGGAGGCCAATTGTTCAAGGTGTGGCAGTCGACTCCCTTTCATAGCATTAGGGTTGCGTTCGACGAGTTTATTCAGAGGCTCGAAACGGAACTTCAGCAGGCTTGTGCGCAGTACTCGGTTGCACATGGAAAGGAGTCAGCAATTCTTGTGAGTGCGTCCGCGAAAAGCCGAGCAGAGCAGGAGGAACGCTTAACTGAATTGGCGGAGTTGGCGGTCTCGTCCGATGTGACGGTTGTCGATCGCATGGCCCAACGAACATCGGACGGACATCAGCGCTATCTGTTGGGAAGCGGCAAAATGAAAGACGTCTTGATTCAAACCCTTCACCGTGGGGCCGACATGGTCATCTTTGACCAGACGCTCTCGCCGGCCCAGCTCCGGGCCATTTCGGAAATGACGGATATCAAAGTCATTGATCGCACGCAACTGATTCTGGATATTTTTGCTCGGCGTGCGCATAGTCGTGAGGGGAAAATTCAGGTCGAATTGGCACAACTCCGCTACCTGTTGCCACGATTGTCGGGGCGTGGCACTCAGTTATCGCGTTTGGGTGGAGGCATCGGGACGCGGGGGCCTGGTGAATCGAAACTCGAGACGGATCGACGACGAGCTCGTGAGCGGATCACGCATTTAGAGCGGGAATTGGCGCGGTTTGCGCGGCATCAAGACCGGCGACGGTCCCGACGAGGGCGATTTGGGCTTCCTGTGATTTCGTTGGTGGGGTATACCAATGCTGGGAAGTCTACCCTGCTCAACGTCTTGACCAAGAGTCAGGTTTCAGCTCAAAATCGGCTATTTGAAACACTTGATACAACAAGCCGACGGTTGCGATTTCCCGAGGACCGTGAAGTCATTATTACGGACACCGTGGGTTTTATTCGCGATCTTCCGCCAGAATTAGTTGGCGCGTTTCGGACGACACTTGACGAGCTTCGCGAGGCGGATCTCCTGCTCCACGTCGTCGATATCAGCGCCGTCGATATTGACGTGCAGATCACCGCTGTGGAAACCATCTTGGCCGAGCTTCAGCTGACTACGATTCCTAGAGTGCTGGTATTCAATAAATGTGACCGGGCATTGCCACAACAAGTTGAACGGCTCTGCCGACGGTACGAAGCCGTCGGGATCTCTGCGCTCCAGCCGCCCACGCTGCGTCCTCTGCTGACTCGACTGGAGTCGCACGTGAAAGCATTGTTGCCTGTTGATGATCAAACGGCCGAGGTGTCTCACGGGAATGGTGCGGTTGCTCTTGCAACTTACGAGTAG
- the tsaD gene encoding tRNA (adenosine(37)-N6)-threonylcarbamoyltransferase complex transferase subunit TsaD → MVWKSGPILGIESSCDETAAAVLGSNGAVLSNVVASQHSVHEKFGGVVPELAARAHLGKIDMVVMRALEQAQVEKRHLQALAVTQGPGLAGALLVGVNYAKALSYGLRIPLIGVNHLQGHIASAWLADPTFPLPCIVLVVSGGHTHLYRREVNGECVLLGRTRDDAAGEAFDKGAQMLGLGYPGGPAIDQIARGGDRQVIPFPRYHGSRGSLEFSFSGLKTSLLYKLRGRTVPLRPEQVADLAAGYQEAIVQVLVTKSLAALKQSKLSALAVVGGVSANSRLRALLNERAEPGQFQLSLPPLEFCTDNAAMIASAGRQRLMCGEPSSSDLDIFPMEGAMTLTERRLATTGFPK, encoded by the coding sequence ATGGTCTGGAAATCGGGACCGATCCTCGGTATCGAATCTTCGTGTGATGAAACCGCCGCTGCGGTCCTTGGTTCCAATGGAGCGGTGCTTTCCAATGTTGTGGCGTCGCAGCACTCCGTCCATGAAAAATTCGGTGGAGTGGTTCCAGAATTGGCAGCCCGGGCCCATCTTGGAAAGATTGATATGGTGGTAATGCGCGCATTGGAACAAGCTCAGGTTGAGAAACGTCATCTTCAGGCTCTGGCAGTCACTCAAGGGCCGGGATTAGCTGGGGCATTACTTGTCGGGGTAAACTATGCTAAAGCCTTGAGTTACGGACTACGCATTCCTCTTATCGGGGTCAATCATTTGCAGGGTCATATTGCCTCCGCATGGTTAGCCGATCCGACCTTTCCTCTTCCTTGCATTGTTCTGGTTGTATCCGGAGGACATACGCATCTTTATCGCCGTGAGGTGAATGGTGAGTGTGTTCTGCTTGGACGCACTCGTGACGATGCAGCCGGCGAGGCTTTTGATAAAGGAGCTCAAATGCTCGGGCTAGGCTATCCTGGAGGACCGGCCATTGACCAAATTGCCCGGGGCGGAGATCGACAGGTCATTCCATTTCCCCGGTATCATGGGTCAAGGGGTAGTCTTGAATTTAGCTTCAGTGGTCTTAAGACCTCATTACTCTATAAGTTACGCGGAAGGACCGTTCCGCTCAGGCCTGAGCAGGTCGCCGATCTTGCGGCTGGGTATCAAGAGGCCATCGTACAGGTTTTGGTGACGAAGTCTTTGGCGGCTTTGAAGCAGTCGAAACTATCTGCGCTTGCGGTGGTAGGGGGCGTGTCAGCGAACTCGCGGCTACGTGCGCTATTGAACGAACGAGCGGAGCCTGGGCAGTTCCAACTTTCGCTTCCGCCATTGGAGTTCTGTACGGACAATGCGGCCATGATTGCGTCGGCGGGGCGTCAACGGTTGATGTGTGGAGAGCCCAGTTCTTCAGATCTGGACATTTTCCCGATGGAGGGGGCCATGACGTTGACTGAGAGGCGCTTGGCCACGACGGGATTCCCAAAGTAG